A window of the Agrococcus jejuensis genome harbors these coding sequences:
- a CDS encoding glycogen debranching N-terminal domain-containing protein: MTDSAHGRQPLLHEELVVLHAPTQVWSAPTGDVGGMPIHGVFHADARVIDELRVEVGGEVPEPIGASSTASSATFTAVARNVDDRTPDPRVRVERHRVVGAGSVVEHVAIVNALDAAIDTTVTYVVGVDASDLQSVKSGVPTGIEPTIVERPGIVVATHASRTLELDASGADVAVLGRRVALTWPVHVPAHGRAEVALRLRVSDAGQVVAPYGGDAVLRRLPATGDARLDRWADLALADLDALVTTRPGHGDEPFLAAGAPWFLTLFGRDTLIAARLLLPVDAGLALGTLRTLARLQGAAVDPGSAEQPGKILHEIRDGVFTMPGEGIALPPVYYGTVDATPLWVVLLGRALAAGAIGLEDVRELRGTLEGALAWMRDFGDPTGTGFLHYRDELGTGLANQGWKDSGDSIRFHDGGIAEGPIALAEVQAQAYEAAVVGAGLLDALDGDGAGDAWRVWAADMAVRFRDRFWVTRGDRRFLAIALDGAGRPVDSRTSNMGQCIGTGILTADEEAEVAAQLVASDMASRWGLRTMATDEGGFWPLSYHCGSVWPHDTGVVIEGMLRAGLRSEAAALSTRLLDAAEAFSWRMPELFSGDDLASPIAYPASCRPQAWSAAAVVAVAEALAQPAP; the protein is encoded by the coding sequence GTGACCGACAGCGCGCACGGCAGGCAGCCGCTGCTGCACGAGGAGCTCGTCGTGCTCCACGCCCCCACGCAGGTCTGGTCGGCCCCGACCGGCGACGTGGGCGGCATGCCCATCCACGGCGTCTTCCACGCCGACGCCCGCGTGATCGACGAGCTGCGCGTCGAGGTCGGTGGCGAGGTGCCCGAGCCGATCGGCGCGTCGTCGACCGCGTCGTCGGCGACGTTCACCGCCGTCGCGAGGAACGTCGACGACCGCACGCCCGACCCGCGCGTGCGCGTCGAGCGGCACCGCGTCGTCGGCGCCGGCTCCGTCGTGGAGCACGTCGCGATCGTCAACGCGCTCGACGCCGCGATCGACACGACCGTCACCTACGTCGTCGGCGTCGACGCCAGCGACCTGCAATCGGTGAAGTCGGGTGTGCCCACCGGCATCGAGCCGACGATCGTCGAGCGGCCCGGCATCGTCGTCGCGACCCACGCATCCCGCACGCTCGAGCTCGACGCATCCGGCGCCGACGTCGCCGTGCTCGGCCGCCGCGTCGCGCTCACGTGGCCCGTGCACGTGCCCGCCCACGGTCGCGCCGAGGTGGCGCTGCGCCTGCGCGTCTCGGATGCCGGCCAGGTCGTCGCGCCCTACGGCGGCGACGCCGTGCTGCGCCGTCTGCCCGCGACGGGTGACGCGCGCCTCGACCGCTGGGCCGACCTCGCGCTCGCCGACCTCGACGCGCTCGTCACGACGCGCCCCGGCCACGGCGACGAGCCGTTCCTCGCCGCCGGCGCCCCGTGGTTCCTCACGCTCTTCGGCCGCGATACCCTCATCGCCGCGCGCCTGCTGCTGCCGGTGGATGCGGGCCTCGCGCTCGGCACGCTGCGCACGCTCGCGCGCCTGCAGGGCGCCGCGGTCGACCCCGGCTCCGCCGAGCAGCCGGGCAAGATCCTGCACGAGATCCGCGACGGCGTCTTCACGATGCCGGGCGAGGGCATCGCGCTGCCGCCCGTCTACTACGGCACGGTCGACGCGACGCCGCTGTGGGTCGTGCTGCTGGGGCGCGCGCTCGCCGCCGGCGCCATCGGCCTCGAGGACGTGCGCGAGCTGCGCGGCACGCTCGAGGGTGCGCTCGCGTGGATGCGCGACTTCGGCGACCCGACCGGCACCGGCTTCCTGCACTACCGCGACGAGCTCGGCACGGGCCTCGCGAACCAGGGCTGGAAGGACTCGGGCGACTCGATCCGCTTCCACGACGGCGGCATCGCCGAGGGGCCGATCGCGCTCGCCGAGGTGCAGGCGCAGGCGTACGAGGCCGCGGTGGTCGGTGCTGGGCTGCTGGATGCGCTCGACGGCGACGGCGCCGGGGATGCGTGGCGCGTGTGGGCTGCGGACATGGCGGTGCGGTTCCGCGACCGGTTCTGGGTCACGCGCGGCGATCGGCGATTCCTGGCGATCGCGCTCGACGGTGCTGGCCGGCCGGTGGACTCGCGCACGTCCAACATGGGCCAGTGCATCGGCACGGGCATCCTGACCGCCGACGAGGAGGCGGAGGTCGCCGCGCAGCTGGTGGCTTCGGACATGGCCTCGCGGTGGGGCCTGCGCACGATGGCGACCGACGAGGGCGGCTTCTGGCCGCTGTCGTACCACTGCGGCTCGGTGTGGCCGCACGACACGGGCGTCGTCATCGAGGGGATGCTGCGGGCCGGGCTGCGGTCGGAGGCTGCTGCGCTGTCGACGCGTCTGCTGGATGCGGCGGAGGCGTTCTCGTGGCGCATGCCCGAGCTCTTCTCGGGCGACGACCTCGCCTCGCCGATCGCCTACCCCGCCTCGTGCCGCCCCCAGGCGTGGAGCGCGGCGGCGGTGGTCGCGGTGGCGGAGGCCCTCGCGCAGCCCGCTCCTTGA
- a CDS encoding 3-keto-5-aminohexanoate cleavage protein: MTHPLRLQACCNGTRSAPGLAPESAAALAAAAAEVVHHVEGVHVHPRDATGRDSLAADDVDATVAAVRAAAPTLEVGVTTGAWAMPDVDDRLRAIASWTTLPDVASVNWHEPGADEVAAALLDRGVGVEAGIWHAEGLAAWLASPVRDRVTRVLVEVQPMAEAAALATARELVDAVAAASSAPILLHGEDESAWPVLREAARRGLATRMGLEDALLLPDGSVASGNRALVEAAIEVRRVVAGTG, from the coding sequence ATGACGCATCCGCTGCGGCTGCAGGCGTGCTGCAACGGCACCCGATCGGCGCCCGGGCTCGCGCCCGAGTCGGCAGCGGCGCTCGCAGCGGCCGCCGCCGAGGTGGTGCACCACGTCGAGGGCGTGCACGTGCACCCGAGGGATGCGACGGGCCGCGACTCGCTCGCCGCCGACGACGTCGACGCGACCGTCGCCGCCGTCCGTGCTGCGGCGCCGACGCTCGAGGTCGGCGTCACGACCGGCGCGTGGGCGATGCCCGACGTCGACGATCGCCTCCGTGCGATCGCGTCGTGGACGACGCTGCCCGACGTCGCCTCGGTGAACTGGCACGAGCCCGGCGCCGACGAGGTCGCCGCCGCCCTGCTCGACCGCGGCGTCGGCGTCGAGGCGGGCATCTGGCACGCCGAAGGGCTCGCGGCCTGGCTCGCGTCGCCCGTGCGCGACCGCGTCACGCGCGTGCTGGTCGAGGTGCAGCCGATGGCCGAGGCGGCCGCGCTCGCGACCGCCCGCGAGCTCGTCGACGCCGTCGCCGCAGCCTCGTCGGCGCCGATCCTGCTGCACGGCGAGGACGAGAGCGCGTGGCCCGTGCTGCGCGAGGCCGCCCGCCGCGGGCTCGCGACGCGCATGGGCCTCGAGGATGCGCTGCTGCTGCCCGACGGCTCGGTCGCGAGCGGCAATCGCGCGCTCGTCGAGGCGGCGATCGAGGTGCGACGGGTCGTGGCCGGCACGGGGTGA
- a CDS encoding PhzF family phenazine biosynthesis protein, which translates to MPQHRFAQVDVFSSTPFLGNPVAVVLDADGIGDDDMQRIARWTNLSETTFVLPPTRDGADYRLRIFTPGGELPFAGHPTLGSAAAWLHAGGEPAGDDVVQECGAGLVRIRRSGGILSFEAPPTVRSGAIDEDEVDAIAAAFGIERAAIVDHQWIDNGPGWCIVRLDSADEVLALEPDLSRIPDAMVGAIGAYPEGSPHAFELRAFAPGVGVPEDPVCGSMNASAAQWMTGAGVASAPYTVSQGARLQRAGEIAISTDAAGAVWVGGACTVAIEGTIGV; encoded by the coding sequence ATGCCGCAGCATCGCTTCGCCCAGGTCGACGTGTTCTCGTCGACGCCGTTCCTCGGCAACCCCGTCGCCGTCGTGCTCGATGCCGACGGCATCGGCGACGACGACATGCAGCGCATCGCCCGCTGGACGAACCTGTCGGAGACGACCTTCGTGCTGCCGCCGACGCGCGACGGCGCCGACTACCGGCTGCGCATCTTCACGCCCGGCGGCGAGCTGCCGTTCGCGGGGCATCCGACGCTCGGCTCGGCCGCGGCGTGGCTGCACGCCGGCGGCGAGCCCGCGGGCGACGACGTCGTGCAGGAGTGCGGCGCGGGCCTCGTGCGCATCCGCCGATCGGGCGGCATCCTGTCGTTCGAGGCGCCGCCGACGGTGCGGTCGGGAGCGATCGACGAGGACGAGGTGGATGCGATCGCCGCCGCGTTCGGCATCGAGCGGGCCGCGATCGTCGACCACCAGTGGATCGACAACGGCCCCGGCTGGTGCATCGTGCGGCTCGACTCGGCCGACGAGGTGCTGGCGCTCGAGCCCGACCTGTCGCGCATCCCCGACGCCATGGTCGGCGCGATCGGCGCCTACCCCGAGGGCTCGCCGCACGCGTTCGAGCTGCGCGCCTTCGCGCCGGGCGTCGGCGTGCCCGAGGATCCGGTGTGCGGCTCGATGAACGCGAGCGCGGCGCAGTGGATGACGGGTGCCGGCGTCGCGTCGGCGCCGTACACGGTCTCGCAGGGCGCCAGGCTGCAGCGGGCGGGCGAGATCGCCATCTCGACCGACGCGGCGGGCGCCGTCTGGGTCGGCGGCGCGTGCACGGTCGCGATCGAGGGCACGATCGGGGTCTGA